In Armatimonadota bacterium, the following proteins share a genomic window:
- a CDS encoding DNRLRE domain-containing protein, which produces MLKRFALPLLFACAAAAHADILTFGPSADTRILSFFPTSNFGADILSTYNGPGNVQRTAMKFDLSSLATSTIVTSAKLRLFGQTFNGGQETQTVDIFRINRDWVENQASWTNSDSVTPWANAGGDFVGTGGGQGVNPYSTTAISGNGTGQWHEFDVTSLVAQWVAGTQANQGMMLVGSENKSFVYVQREATTSSFHPELVIDTNVVPEPATTALFGLAAIAAWRKRRK; this is translated from the coding sequence ATGCTCAAACGCTTTGCCTTGCCTCTTTTGTTCGCTTGCGCCGCCGCCGCCCATGCCGATATCCTGACCTTTGGGCCCTCGGCAGACACCCGGATCCTCTCGTTCTTCCCAACAAGCAACTTCGGCGCCGATATCCTTTCCACCTACAATGGCCCAGGGAATGTGCAACGGACGGCGATGAAATTCGACCTGTCCTCGCTCGCCACTTCCACCATCGTCACCAGTGCCAAGTTGCGACTGTTCGGCCAGACCTTCAACGGCGGGCAGGAAACCCAAACCGTCGACATCTTCCGCATCAACAGGGACTGGGTGGAAAACCAGGCCTCGTGGACCAACTCCGACTCCGTCACGCCGTGGGCCAATGCCGGCGGTGACTTCGTCGGAACCGGTGGCGGCCAAGGGGTCAACCCCTACTCAACAACGGCGATCAGCGGCAATGGGACTGGCCAATGGCACGAATTCGATGTGACCAGCCTGGTTGCCCAATGGGTCGCCGGGACGCAAGCCAACCAAGGGATGATGCTCGTTGGGAGCGAGAACAAGTCCTTTGTTTATGTCCAACGGGAAGCGACGACGAGTTCATTCCACCCCGAGCTGGTTATCGACACAAACGTCGTGCCTGAGCCGGCAACCACGGCCCTCTTCGGATTGGCGGCTATCGCCGCCTGGCGCAAACGACGCAAGTGA
- a CDS encoding helix-turn-helix transcriptional regulator: MVKSVPFKLDLPPTIGQVSGYDFKKTQLAWQQSPQWHVLILTFYSGEITVNGSAQRFNEGSAIVVTPGSLANIRRDDCPKNGHFFLHFTAHPEATHLVSLPTISDFAPYLPAFDNLLAMAFDRFLFTKCAAQSVIWTLLWSLSTEPNASAENPSLAKVRDFVDQNLANDFSVADLARVAGISHNHLIRVMREELGVTPQQYVRQKRLETACQLLVSSPEPIKSIAHSVGIPDLQRFNKLVRDAFGASPRELRSQKLVKTSFRDTR, translated from the coding sequence ATGGTCAAATCCGTTCCCTTCAAGCTCGACCTTCCGCCGACCATCGGGCAAGTCTCCGGCTACGACTTTAAAAAAACCCAACTCGCGTGGCAACAGAGCCCCCAGTGGCATGTCCTCATCCTCACGTTCTACAGCGGAGAAATCACGGTCAACGGCAGCGCCCAGAGGTTCAACGAAGGATCGGCGATCGTGGTCACACCAGGATCCCTCGCCAACATCCGCCGGGACGATTGCCCAAAGAACGGTCACTTTTTCCTTCATTTCACCGCCCACCCGGAAGCAACGCATCTGGTTTCGTTACCCACCATTTCCGATTTTGCCCCTTACCTGCCCGCGTTTGACAATTTGCTCGCCATGGCTTTCGACCGCTTCTTGTTCACCAAGTGCGCCGCCCAATCCGTCATCTGGACCCTCCTTTGGAGCCTCTCGACCGAACCCAACGCCTCGGCAGAAAATCCATCCCTTGCTAAGGTCCGGGATTTTGTCGACCAGAACCTCGCCAATGATTTCTCCGTTGCGGATCTCGCCCGGGTTGCCGGAATCTCCCACAACCACCTGATCCGCGTCATGCGAGAGGAATTGGGCGTCACCCCCCAACAATATGTCCGGCAAAAGCGGTTGGAAACGGCCTGCCAACTCCTTGTTTCCAGCCCCGAGCCCATCAAGTCCATCGCCCACAGCGTCGGGATTCCCGACCTCCAGAGGTTCAACAAGCTTGTCCGAGACGCCTTTGGGGCCTCCCCGCGGGAGCTGAGGTCCCAAAAACTCGTGAAAACATCGTTCCGGGATACACGCTGA
- a CDS encoding GNAT family N-acetyltransferase produces the protein MDVPLEVFARAFSQIRSRAYPVVPRLQDGVWILADTPHRPKARAAELITATADPELILRVGESIPANRWSLALAVPVHQSLESAARLFKGHGWRRFSTEPFFTLEPAQATLCFGHDVRRIDSLDMVLHIQKISKAKHIELEHVGVPDAPNRLYACFLEGEPVGWVSSLRIGGLGTWVSNLFVQHRHRSQGIGAALMSALLQDNPDSLSVLAASSDGARLYPKLGYHRIADLILFRPPGYGR, from the coding sequence GTGGACGTCCCGCTAGAAGTCTTTGCCCGGGCGTTTTCGCAGATCCGATCCCGAGCCTATCCGGTCGTGCCCCGACTCCAAGATGGGGTTTGGATCCTGGCGGATACTCCCCACCGGCCAAAGGCCCGCGCCGCCGAGCTCATCACCGCCACCGCAGACCCCGAGCTGATTTTGAGAGTCGGGGAATCGATCCCGGCGAACCGGTGGAGCTTGGCACTAGCCGTCCCCGTCCACCAAAGTTTGGAATCCGCCGCCCGGCTCTTTAAAGGCCACGGTTGGCGCCGGTTTTCCACCGAACCGTTCTTCACGCTCGAACCGGCGCAAGCCACCCTCTGCTTTGGGCACGATGTGCGTCGTATTGACTCGCTGGACATGGTCCTCCACATCCAAAAGATCTCAAAGGCCAAGCACATCGAGCTGGAACACGTTGGGGTTCCCGATGCTCCCAACCGGCTTTATGCCTGCTTTCTGGAGGGGGAGCCGGTCGGCTGGGTGAGCTCTCTCCGGATCGGCGGATTGGGAACCTGGGTCAGCAACCTCTTTGTCCAACACCGCCACCGCAGTCAAGGGATTGGCGCCGCCCTCATGTCGGCGCTTTTGCAAGATAACCCAGACTCCCTAAGCGTTTTGGCTGCAAGCTCCGATGGTGCCCGACTCTATCCCAAACTCGGCTACCACCGCATTGCCGACCTGATCCTGTTCCGCCCCCCCGGCTATGGCCGGTGA
- a CDS encoding PEP-CTERM sorting domain-containing protein translates to MKRLPVLILVAVALPGYSQTLSTALSNNGTGGIFMTLTSNSDLSVVSFDTYFGAAAGTAGSIEVYVRDGAYAGFTASNVGWTLFDTVAFTSNGTATLAAVTLNNQISLQTGIGKSVYLHSVTTGNGIRYTGTSAAPPQTTWSNADLTLFSDVSRTGAVPFGGTQFTPRTFAGNVNYQAVPEPASLAVLGLVGAAAARRRKR, encoded by the coding sequence ATGAAAAGATTGCCGGTATTGATCCTTGTTGCCGTGGCGTTGCCCGGTTATTCCCAAACCCTTTCGACTGCCCTTTCAAACAATGGAACCGGGGGAATTTTCATGACCCTGACATCCAACAGCGATTTAAGTGTGGTTTCGTTCGACACCTACTTCGGTGCCGCGGCGGGAACGGCCGGTAGTATTGAAGTCTACGTGCGGGACGGCGCGTATGCTGGATTCACGGCCAGCAATGTCGGTTGGACTTTGTTTGACACGGTTGCCTTCACGTCGAACGGAACGGCAACCTTGGCCGCCGTGACGCTCAACAACCAGATCTCATTGCAAACCGGGATCGGAAAATCGGTTTACCTGCACAGTGTCACAACCGGCAACGGGATCCGTTACACCGGGACGTCGGCTGCTCCGCCTCAAACCACATGGTCAAATGCCGATTTGACTTTGTTCAGCGATGTTTCCCGAACAGGAGCCGTGCCATTCGGTGGCACGCAGTTCACGCCACGGACCTTCGCTGGCAACGTGAACTACCAAGCGGTTCCGGAGCCGGCCAGCCTCGCTGTGCTCGGATTGGTTGGAGCGGCAGCGGCCCGCCGGCGCAAAAGGTAA
- a CDS encoding NADH-quinone oxidoreductase subunit B, whose product MPKRVETLVLHDSSTPVFGDIQKGGSVVVTSSKTLLDIGMNQARAHALWPLTFGLACCAIEMMATVASRFDLARFGSEAFRATPRQADVMIIAGRLSKKMAPVLRQIYDQMPEPKWVISMGACASSGGVYNNYAIVQGADQVVPVDVYVPGCPPSPDALMYGIIKLQNKIKQQAMGKNRQMKILEVIPSTQEKVTV is encoded by the coding sequence ATGCCCAAAAGAGTCGAAACCCTGGTATTGCACGACAGTTCCACCCCGGTTTTCGGGGATATCCAAAAAGGTGGGAGCGTGGTTGTGACAAGTTCAAAGACCTTGCTGGATATTGGGATGAACCAGGCGCGGGCGCATGCCCTCTGGCCGCTGACATTCGGTTTGGCCTGTTGCGCCATCGAGATGATGGCGACGGTAGCGAGCCGGTTTGACTTAGCCCGATTCGGGAGCGAGGCATTCCGAGCGACCCCCCGGCAGGCGGACGTCATGATCATTGCCGGGCGGCTTAGCAAAAAGATGGCCCCGGTATTGCGGCAGATCTATGACCAGATGCCCGAGCCCAAATGGGTGATTAGCATGGGGGCCTGTGCCAGCAGCGGCGGCGTCTACAACAACTACGCCATCGTCCAGGGCGCGGACCAGGTGGTTCCGGTCGATGTCTATGTCCCGGGTTGCCCGCCGAGCCCCGATGCCCTCATGTACGGCATCATCAAACTGCAAAACAAAATCAAGCAACAAGCCATGGGCAAAAACCGGCAGATGAAGATCCTGGAAGTCATCCCCAGCACGCAGGAAAAGGTGACGGTGTGA
- the nuoI gene encoding NADH-quinone oxidoreductase subunit NuoI has product MSFEVLKDVAKPIITGFGITAKRLLHEKVTVQYPEERREQFVRTRWRHVLTRYDSGLERCIGCSLCAGACPARCIYVQAAENTDEDRRSPGERYAERYEINMLRCIFCGYCQDACPTGAIVLRKDFELANYEREDFIYTKEMLLEPIRR; this is encoded by the coding sequence GTGAGTTTTGAAGTTTTGAAGGATGTCGCCAAGCCGATCATCACGGGTTTTGGGATTACGGCCAAGCGCCTGTTGCACGAAAAAGTCACCGTCCAATATCCCGAAGAGCGGCGGGAGCAGTTCGTCCGAACCCGTTGGCGCCATGTCTTGACCCGCTACGACTCCGGTTTGGAGCGTTGCATCGGGTGTTCCCTGTGCGCTGGGGCGTGTCCCGCACGCTGCATCTATGTCCAAGCGGCGGAAAATACCGACGAAGACCGCCGCTCGCCCGGCGAACGGTACGCCGAACGCTATGAAATCAATATGTTGCGGTGTATTTTCTGTGGGTACTGCCAGGATGCTTGCCCGACCGGAGCTATCGTTCTGCGCAAAGATTTTGAGTTGGCCAATTACGAGCGCGAGGACTTCATCTACACCAAAGAGATGTTGCTCGAGCCCATCCGGCGTTAG
- a CDS encoding zinc-ribbon domain-containing protein: MNCPRCGKQNEEEARFCAKCGLNLVEAQRAQSQAAPPGEETRYCYRHPKEATNLSCGRCERPICTKCVILGPAGPRCPDCARSKTEFRPAAVVYGAKKGLGSLVGSAGRGGPFAWYYLIILVMMLGGFIRGCAPMFNQPAGNHPAQSRSADPDR, encoded by the coding sequence ATGAACTGCCCCCGCTGCGGCAAGCAAAACGAAGAAGAAGCCCGGTTTTGCGCCAAATGCGGACTTAATTTGGTCGAAGCACAACGGGCCCAAAGCCAAGCCGCCCCTCCTGGGGAAGAGACCCGTTACTGCTATCGCCACCCCAAGGAGGCCACCAACCTGAGCTGCGGGCGATGCGAACGGCCGATCTGCACCAAATGCGTGATCCTGGGGCCCGCCGGCCCCCGGTGCCCGGATTGTGCAAGGTCGAAGACCGAGTTCCGCCCGGCGGCCGTGGTCTATGGAGCCAAAAAAGGCTTGGGATCCCTCGTGGGGTCGGCGGGCCGAGGAGGGCCGTTTGCTTGGTACTACCTCATCATTTTGGTCATGATGCTCGGCGGATTCATCCGGGGATGCGCACCGATGTTCAACCAACCCGCCGGAAACCATCCGGCACAATCCCGGTCTGCTGATCCCGACCGATGA
- the sucC gene encoding ADP-forming succinate--CoA ligase subunit beta — protein MKLHEYQSKDLLSKYGVAVPGGEVAVNSSEAKAAADRFGGKVVVKAQVLMGGRGKAGGVKLFQDSESAAQFAGDLIGKRLVSIQNPDGMVVEKVLVGELVDIAEEYYLSVLLDRAEQRLVVMVSKEGGVEIEQVAEENPDAIIRLYVDPAWGLDDFEVRDAVKRANIPGPAQRQMVAMIKGLVQVYQKEDADLIEINPVAWTPEGKLLAADAKVSIDENALYRHPEYDATKDDAADHPIDAEAGKLGIAYVNLGGDIGIMGNGAGLVMCSLDEVNRAGGRPANFLDVGGGAGAERVKTCVNLVLKDPNVKGLLINIFGGITRGDEVAKGLLAAFADLDVKIPVVARIDGTAAEEGLKILEGSQIVGAATMQEAAQKVVELAYA, from the coding sequence ATGAAGCTGCACGAGTACCAGTCCAAAGACCTCTTGAGCAAGTACGGGGTTGCCGTGCCGGGCGGGGAAGTCGCGGTCAATTCTTCCGAAGCCAAGGCGGCGGCAGATCGGTTCGGCGGCAAAGTCGTGGTGAAGGCGCAGGTTTTGATGGGCGGCCGGGGCAAAGCAGGAGGCGTCAAGCTTTTCCAGGATAGTGAAAGTGCTGCGCAATTTGCCGGTGACCTCATCGGGAAACGTCTCGTCAGCATCCAAAACCCAGATGGCATGGTCGTGGAAAAAGTGCTCGTCGGCGAACTCGTCGACATTGCCGAGGAGTACTACCTCAGCGTCCTGCTCGACCGCGCCGAACAACGGCTCGTGGTGATGGTCAGCAAAGAGGGGGGCGTGGAGATCGAACAGGTTGCGGAAGAAAATCCCGATGCGATCATCCGGCTTTATGTAGACCCGGCCTGGGGATTGGACGACTTTGAGGTGCGGGATGCCGTCAAGCGGGCCAATATCCCAGGCCCGGCCCAACGCCAAATGGTCGCGATGATCAAAGGGCTGGTGCAGGTGTACCAAAAGGAAGATGCCGACCTCATCGAGATCAACCCTGTCGCTTGGACACCGGAGGGCAAGCTGCTTGCCGCCGATGCCAAAGTGAGCATCGATGAAAATGCTCTTTACCGGCATCCGGAATATGATGCGACCAAGGACGACGCGGCAGATCACCCGATTGATGCCGAGGCGGGCAAACTGGGGATCGCCTACGTGAACCTTGGGGGAGACATCGGGATCATGGGCAATGGGGCCGGATTGGTGATGTGCTCGCTCGACGAGGTCAACCGGGCCGGTGGCCGGCCGGCAAACTTCTTGGATGTCGGGGGTGGCGCTGGAGCAGAAAGGGTCAAGACCTGCGTGAACCTGGTGCTGAAAGATCCCAATGTCAAGGGCCTGCTCATCAACATTTTTGGCGGCATCACCCGGGGAGATGAAGTCGCCAAGGGCCTGCTTGCCGCGTTCGCTGACCTAGACGTCAAAATCCCCGTCGTTGCCCGGATCGATGGCACGGCGGCCGAAGAAGGATTGAAAATCCTGGAAGGATCCCAAATCGTTGGGGCAGCGACCATGCAGGAAGCTGCACAAAAGGTTGTCGAACTGGCTTACGCCTAA
- a CDS encoding TfoX/Sxy family protein, whose product MPNPLKNPEAQKCLERLDAISPTTAKAMFGGWGYYSEGGPIYAIYAVDQGYFKVDDESRHHFEEAGQGPFIFNGGDKPMAMQYYSIPEEDWLRPESLARWIQLGQEAAARAAAKKTGKRKPLA is encoded by the coding sequence ATGCCCAACCCGCTCAAAAACCCGGAGGCCCAAAAGTGCCTTGAACGGCTGGACGCCATATCGCCGACAACGGCCAAGGCAATGTTTGGAGGGTGGGGCTACTATTCCGAAGGGGGCCCGATCTACGCCATCTATGCCGTCGACCAAGGCTATTTCAAGGTGGATGACGAGAGCCGCCATCATTTTGAGGAGGCTGGCCAAGGCCCTTTTATCTTCAACGGGGGCGACAAACCCATGGCCATGCAGTACTACTCCATCCCGGAAGAGGATTGGCTGAGACCAGAATCCCTGGCCAGGTGGATCCAGCTCGGCCAGGAGGCGGCTGCACGGGCCGCCGCCAAAAAAACCGGCAAACGCAAGCCGTTGGCATGA
- a CDS encoding amidohydrolase: protein MLRKRIDSDAAYLAALRHDFHRCPELMYEEVQTSGRVQTELTKAGVAFKNGLAKGTGVLGFIPATRPGGKCVALRADMDALPILEETGLPYASETPGKMHACGHDGHTTILVGVARALSQEENRPNDVLLLFQPAEEGGAGGRAMCEDGALDGRVLGKPADIIYGLHGWPDEAAGQIRWKVGPMMAATNSWTITVRGQGGHAAAPHTTADPVIAAAHIVTALQSIASRNVDPLDSVVVSTTKLDGGSAHNVIPESVEIWGTLRTLKEETRHMASQRILEIAQGVAAAMGCSAQVDIPEGYPVTVNDASATANVRRVAEQVLGEGRVAELANPVMGGEDFSYYGAHVPASFFFVGLNASSGKMASVHTPRFDFNDAVIPDCVELMCRLALDTEK from the coding sequence ATGTTGCGCAAACGGATCGATTCCGACGCGGCCTACCTGGCTGCCCTCCGCCATGACTTCCACCGGTGCCCCGAGTTGATGTACGAAGAAGTCCAAACGAGCGGGCGGGTTCAGACCGAGTTGACCAAAGCCGGGGTTGCATTTAAGAACGGATTGGCGAAGGGGACCGGGGTTTTGGGCTTCATCCCGGCGACCCGGCCCGGTGGAAAGTGCGTCGCCTTGCGGGCGGACATGGATGCCTTGCCGATCCTGGAGGAAACGGGGCTGCCTTATGCCAGCGAGACCCCGGGCAAGATGCACGCTTGCGGCCACGATGGCCATACAACCATCCTCGTGGGGGTGGCGCGAGCACTCAGCCAAGAAGAAAACAGGCCAAACGATGTGTTGCTCCTGTTCCAGCCTGCTGAAGAAGGTGGTGCCGGGGGCCGAGCGATGTGCGAAGACGGAGCGTTGGATGGCCGCGTTCTCGGCAAGCCCGCAGACATTATTTATGGGCTGCACGGTTGGCCAGATGAGGCGGCCGGCCAAATCCGGTGGAAGGTTGGCCCGATGATGGCGGCCACAAACTCGTGGACAATCACCGTGAGAGGGCAAGGAGGGCACGCGGCCGCTCCCCACACGACGGCCGACCCAGTCATTGCCGCCGCGCACATTGTGACGGCGCTGCAATCGATTGCCAGCCGGAATGTGGACCCGCTCGATTCGGTGGTGGTCAGCACAACCAAGCTCGATGGCGGTTCGGCCCACAACGTGATCCCGGAATCGGTTGAGATTTGGGGGACCTTGCGCACCCTCAAAGAGGAGACCCGGCACATGGCGTCGCAGAGGATTCTCGAGATTGCCCAAGGGGTTGCCGCAGCCATGGGTTGTTCGGCGCAAGTGGACATTCCCGAGGGGTATCCGGTGACCGTGAACGATGCATCGGCCACGGCCAACGTCCGACGCGTTGCCGAGCAGGTCCTTGGCGAGGGTCGGGTGGCGGAACTCGCCAACCCCGTCATGGGAGGTGAAGACTTTAGCTATTACGGAGCACATGTTCCGGCATCGTTCTTCTTTGTCGGTTTGAATGCTTCAAGCGGGAAGATGGCCAGCGTGCACACGCCCCGGTTCGATTTTAATGATGCGGTGATTCCAGACTGCGTCGAATTGATGTGCCGGTTGGCGTTGGACACCGAAAAATGA